CACTGCTAGCGACTCTCTCCAAAATAATCCATGCAGCTTACCCATCAACGAGCCTGATATAATCTTACTCGCGATAGCGATAGCGATACTGGCAAATACAAACCCCCAATCCTTGCCCTCATTCAATAGAGTTAAATCAACGTTCAGTCCGGCAACTGCAAAATAGATGGGGATTAGAACAATATTCGGTATATCTTCCATTCTCTCTGTTAATTTCACCACATACTGGTTCTCCCTAGGGACAATCAATCCAGCAATAAAGGCACCAAAAATTGGATGTACGCCGATGATATCTGTAAAGTATGCAGAGATAAACATGACGAATAAAATGCACATGGTGGCCAACGGCGAAGGTTTCGTTCTTTCTAGTTCGTGGGTTTTTACTAACCCCCATTTTAGAATAAACCGTATAGGGTAGAAATACACCAAAAACCAGCCAAGCGTGCAAAGTAAGATGTAAACAGTGTTCAAAGGATCGGAATTGGAACTGGATAAAATGACACTCAATGCCAACAGGATCCAGCCCAAAATGTCGTTAATGATGCCAGCACCTAAAACGACAACACCAGCTCTGTCTTTAATTAATCTCAATTCGTTCAAAATCCTACAAAGGACTGGAAAAGCTGTAACAGCTATAGACACAGCAATGAAGATCATGAATACTGTAAATTTAATTATTCGTGCGTCAGGATCTTTATTAGCATAATTATGAAACAAAGGTATAGCCAGTAGACAACCACAGCCGAATGGCACCGCCAAGGTGGTTATCCCGATCGATAGTGCGGTTTTCAGGtgttttttgatgaaaGGCAAATCGACCTCCAGACCTAGAAAGAACATAAACAGGATAATTCCAAGATTTGCTGTCAGGTTCAAACCTGGAATGGATGATGCAGGAAACACTGTTTCTGTATAGTTGGGGATCTGTCCGAATACTGTAGGACCCAAAATCACACCGGCAATAACCTCTGAGATAACTTTTGGCTGTCGTATCATCGAAAAAGGGATATGAATTAAATTACACGTCGCCAGAATTAAACACGTCTGAAACAAAAATAGCGTGAGAGGCGAACTCGAGTTGTAGTGGAATGGGTTCATTCCAGAAGGAACCCCGCCTACAACAGCCATCTCAAGTAATCTGTTAAGATAAGCTAGAATTTCGAATTGTTTATGGCACTAAGTGACGCTTTCCAAAACCTGCGCTTTATTTGGGTTggtgaagaggaaaaaagtACGTATGTGTGGCAAACACTTTCCTTTCTTTGGATGTTCAAACGGCTGGAGAATGCTACAACAAAGATTGCAGCTTCCTTTTCTCGTCTTTTcacatttttttaattttttctgGCGCAAGTCATCGGAACGGCACGATCAGATTCTGACAGGGCTACGCTCGATGTGTATTAACTGCTGATGGATGTCAGACCCTATAGTATTTGGTTGCACTAAACTTGCCATACGTTTATAAATACCTATATGGTTTTTACATCAAAATGTCCGGCTGCCGGGTTCGCTTCGTTATCACTCTCCGAATCAGCCACATCGGTGAGGTAACTTCTTGTATCACCATCGTTGGAATGACCAGGGGACGGGTCGACAAGCTTCGAGCTTACATTACTACTGAGGATGCTTGGTGTGGAACCGCCATAATTCTCGCGAGTGTCACCCGACTCCCTGTCGGTTTGGAGCTGGACTGTTCCAGTAGCCTTTCTACTCCGTATATTATCACTTCTTAACCTAGCGTTTACATCGTCATGCGATTTTGCAACACTTACACTGTTGTAGCGTGCTCTGTCGTTATCGCCAACAAAATGAGTGCTGCCATTCGACTTGGTGCGGCTGACTATACTGCCATGTCTCGATAATAAATTAGACATCACTGGACGTAAGCTGTCTACTTTGGCTTCGTCCTTCTCAATTAGGCTAGAAACAAGTTTGTCAACCGCCTCAGACAATCTCAAAAATGCAAAATGGGCCTCGTTTAGTGGATACTTCAAAGGAGACAGGTCGGAGACCCAAAAATTGGTTTTTTCATAACCTTCTAGTTCTTCTTCATGGGTGTGTAATGAGTGCAAATTCTTCCATTGCTTGTAATTGagtttgaaatttttgtcCTCCACCGATATCTTATGGAGTCTGGAAAGTGACTTCAAAAGTAGTCTCAACTCCTTGAGCTTGTTTAACTCTACCGATTGATTAGACGCCATTCTTTCCAGAGTAAGATCATACTCTGAAAACCCATCCAGGGACGGTATAACGCTAAAGCTTCTGTCGGATTCGTCGTTATCCTCCAAAGAACTATTGTATTCCTTCACGATGTCCAGGTTTTCTACTTTCTTTCTCTGACTTTCCGTTAAAGGTTTATCTTCAATGCCAGTCTGATTTTCAGCTTCTGTGTCCACCAAAGTACCTCGCGtgaagttcaaagaggtgaTGGCACCTTTACCGTTGATGACTATTGATTTTACAGTACtatcaaatttttcacccAACTTCACGTCAATGCTATCAGACATGTCAAACAACAGATCACCAACGGTAGAAAGAATGGCACCCATTAAGGGAACAGCACCGATGGACCACAACACGAAAAATGCTCTCCCCGCCCCAGTCTCTGGGGCATAATCGCTACCATATCCGATAGTTAACAAACACAGAAAGCAAAAGTATATGCAATTAAAGTATGACCATCCTTCACAAAAATGAAAGACACAGGCACCCAACAACCAGAAACATGAGAAGATCAAAATAGTTGTTGTGACggaaaaaatgttttctCTGATCTTTGATACCCTTTTAACTTTTGTCATCAAATCAAAACTTTCCTCGTCAGTAAGTTTCAACTCACCTGCACATACTTTTTTCCATATTTTCgatcttttcctttctaATCTATGAAAGTACCATACGGGCCCTGACGATTTTTGAATAATGGATCTAGTCATGTAAACGATCAAACCAAGGATAATGACACCCGATATCGAAAATACCAAAATCATTATCTTTGACGACACGTTATCTGCCAAGATATCACCTAATCCAATTGTCAGAAGTGACACGGTACAAAAATATAGCGCATTACCAAACGAAATTCCCAACAGACCGGAAAACATAGCCGCCCCCCATATCAGCCAGAGAGAAAACATAACAGTAAACACCATGATCGACCGTTCGTTGGGGAGTAAGTTGAAAGTAGCCGgatattttttcaacaCATATCCAATGTAGTGTATTGATAGCACCAGCGCACAACCCAGATACAGTCCGGATGTGAAACAGGCGTACCAAAACCCAATAGTCTTCTGATACCTTGGTTTCACATCTCTAGTACCACATACGATAACGTCTACCAATAGAAGTACCCCGGCCGCGGTCCATCCAGTAATATTAATGAGTTGGGATTTCAAGTAGCTCAGTTTCCGAGCAAAATGGAATAGTAGAACAACGTTCGATACAAAACCAATCACCAGGGAAATAATATTTAGCACAAACACATCAGTCGGGTCCCTAACTTGGTTTGCTGTTATATCGCCGTTCTTGTTCCGGGAGACCCCCCATTCACGCCATTTGTCAACGACGCATGCAATGGATATGGTATTGGCAATCGGACCCAAACATGCAGCAATCAGCGGGAAATAACATGAAATCATAAACCAAAAGACAAATGCCCTGCTGGATGGATCTGAATTGATGATAGAAACTCTGTTGTTTCTAAATTTCAGTGAAGCTCGCAGAGCCCTCATCACCTGACTGTTTTGATGCTCTAGATTCTTCGCCATACCATTATTTTGTTAACGTGGGTAAGTGGAAATTAGTGGTAGTTGTGTATGCTTATGTGTATAATAATATACCCTGATAAAGTTACAAGGGGAAGGTACCAGACGAAATATATGAACAGTTGCCTTGTTCGATAGCGTCAGAAACAgatttcttttcaatttttttttcttctcgaTATCACGTGCGCCTTTGAATATTTTATGTACACCTTTTGTTTACGTTTTTGTGACTGGAAATAAAACTGCGAGATCACGAAAAGTGTCAGATGGTTTTGCGATGACTTGGGTCGCGTGGCCACGATTCTCTGCGAGGGTCAGAGAGGTAGCTTATTTGCATGCTTATCTCTGAGATATGCAGCAGTGTGATAATGATCTTGATCGCATTTTGTCCTCACTGAACAAGCAGCAGAGACTGGCTACAGAGTTTGATCCTACTCAGGTTTTACAAATTATTGCTGGACCGGGCACAGGGAAGACCAAAGTGCTCACATCCCGGGTGGCTTTTCTGTTACTCAAGCACAAATGGAGTCCCAAAGATATAGTTGTTACCACATTTACCAATAAAGCCGCTAAGGAGATGGTTGAAAGGTTGACCTCC
The genomic region above belongs to Huiozyma naganishii CBS 8797 chromosome 2, complete genome and contains:
- the TOK1 gene encoding Tok1p (similar to Saccharomyces cerevisiae TOK1 (YJL093C); ancestral locus Anc_1.273) — encoded protein: MAKNLEHQNSQVMRALRASLKFRNNRVSIINSDPSSRAFVFWFMISCYFPLIAACLGPIANTISIACVVDKWREWGVSRNKNGDITANQVRDPTDVFVLNIISLVIGFVSNVVLLFHFARKLSYLKSQLINITGWTAAGVLLLVDVIVCGTRDVKPRYQKTIGFWYACFTSGLYLGCALVLSIHYIGYVLKKYPATFNLLPNERSIMVFTVMFSLWLIWGAAMFSGLLGISFGNALYFCTVSLLTIGLGDILADNVSSKIMILVFSISGVIILGLIVYMTRSIIQKSSGPVWYFHRLERKRSKIWKKVCAGELKLTDEESFDLMTKVKRVSKIRENIFSVTTTILIFSCFWLLGACVFHFCEGWSYFNCIYFCFLCLLTIGYGSDYAPETGAGRAFFVLWSIGAVPLMGAILSTVGDLLFDMSDSIDVKLGEKFDSTVKSIVINGKGAITSLNFTRGTLVDTEAENQTGIEDKPLTESQRKKVENLDIVKEYNSSLEDNDESDRSFSVIPSLDGFSEYDLTLERMASNQSVELNKLKELRLLLKSLSRLHKISVEDKNFKLNYKQWKNLHSLHTHEEELEGYEKTNFWVSDLSPLKYPLNEAHFAFLRLSEAVDKLVSSLIEKDEAKVDSLRPVMSNLLSRHGSIVSRTKSNGSTHFVGDNDRARYNSVSVAKSHDDVNARLRSDNIRSRKATGTVQLQTDRESGDTRENYGGSTPSILSSNVSSKLVDPSPGHSNDGDTRSYLTDVADSESDNEANPAAGHFDVKTI